A window of Theropithecus gelada isolate Dixy chromosome 14, Tgel_1.0, whole genome shotgun sequence contains these coding sequences:
- the SMPD1 gene encoding sphingomyelin phosphodiesterase isoform X2, with product MPHYGASPRQSRSRSGREQGQDRTFGAPRLLWMGLVLVLALALADSLVLWAPAEAHPLPPQGHPARLHRIVPRLRDVFGWGNLTCPVCKGLFTAINLGLKKEPNVARVGSMAIKLCNLLKIAPPAVCQSIVQLFEDDMVEVWRRSVLSPSEACGLLLGSTCGHWDIFSSWNISLPTVPKPPPKPPSPPAPGAPVSRVLFLTDLHWDHDYLEGMDPDCADPLCCRQGSGLPPASRPGAGYWGEYSKCDLPLRTLESLLSGLGPAGPFDMVYWTGDIPAHDVWHQTRQDQLRALTTVTALVRKFLGPVPVYPAVGNHESTPVNSFPPPFIEGNHSSRWLYEAMAKAWEPWLPAEALRTLRIGGFYALSPYPGLRLISLNMNFCSRENFWLLINSTDPAGQLQWLVGELQAAEDRGDKVHIIGHIPPGHCLKSWSWNYYRIVARYENTLAAQFFGHTHVDEFEVFYDEETLSRPLAVAFLAPSATTYIGLNPGYRVYQIDGNYSGSSHIVLDHETYILNLTQANTPGAIPHWQLLYRARETYGLPNTLPTAWHNLVYRMRGDMQLFQTFWFLYHKGHPPSEPCGTPCRLATLCAQLSARADSPALCRHLMLDGSLPEAQSLWPRPLFC from the exons ATGCCCCACTACGGAGCATCACCGCGCCAGAGTCGCTCCAGGTCCGGCCGGGAGCAGGGACAAGACAGAACCTTCGGAGCCCCCCGACTCCTTTGGATGGGCCTAGTACTGGTGCTGGCGCTGGCTCTGGCTGACTCTCTGGTTCTCTGGGCTCCGGCAGAGGctcatcctcttcctccccaaGGCCATCCTGCCAGGTTACATCGCATAGTGCCCCGTCTCCGAGATGTCTTTGGGTGGGGGAACCTCACCTGCCCAGTCTGCAAAGGTCTATTCACCGCCATCAACCTTGGGCTGAAG AAGGAACCCAATGTGGCTCGCGTGGGTTCCATGGCCATCAAGCTGTGCAATCTGCTGAAGATAGCACCACCTGCCGTGTGCCAATCCATTGTCCAGCTCTTTGAGGATGACATGGTGGAGGTGTGGAGACGCTCAGTGCTGAGCCCATCTGAGGCCTGCGGCCTGCTCCTGGGCTCCACCTGTGGGCACTGGGACATTTTCTCATCTTGGAACATCTCTTTGCCTACTGTGCCGAAGCCGCCCCCCAAACCCCCTAGCCCCCCAGCCCCAGGTGCCCCTGTCAGCCGCGTCCTCTTCCTCACTGACCTGCACTGGGATCATGACTACCTGGAGGGCATGGACCCTGACTGTGCCGACCCACTGTGTTGCCGCCAGGGTTCTGGCCTGCCGCCCGCGTCCCGGCCAGGTGCTGGATACTGGGGCGAATACAGCAAGTGTGACCTGCCCCTGAGGACCCTGGAAAGCCTGTTGAGTGGGCTGGGCCCAGCCGGCCCTTTTGATATGGTGTACTGGACAGGAGACATCCCTGCACATGATGTCTGGCACCAGACTCGTCAGGACCAGCTGCGGGCCCTCACCACTGTCACAGCACTTGTGAGGAAGTTCCTGGGGCCAGTGCCAGTGTACCCTGCTGTGGGCAACCACGAGAGCACACCCGTCAATAGCTTCCCTCCCCCCTTCATTGAGGGCAACCACTCCTCCCGCTGGCTCTACGAAGCGATGGCCAAGGCTTGGGAGCCCTGGCTGCCTGCTGAAGCCCTGCGCACCCTCAG AATTGGGGGGTTCTATGCTCTTTCCCCATACCCCGGTCTCCGCCTCATCTCTCTCAATATGAATTTTTGTTCCCGTGAGAACTTCTGGCTCTTGATCAACTCCACGGATCCCGCAGGACAGCTCCAGTGGCTGGTGGGGGAGCTTCAGGCTGCTGAGGATCGAGGAGACAAA GTGCATATAATTGGCCACATTCCCCCAGGGCACTGTCTGAAGAGCTGGAGCTGGAATTATTACCGAATTGTAGCCAG GTATGAGAACACCCTGGCTGCTCAGTTCTTTGGCCACACTCATGTGGATGAATTTGAGGTCTTCTATGATGAAGAGACTCTGAGCCGGCCGCTGGCTGTAGCCTTCCTAGCACCCAGTGCAACTACCTACATCGGCCTTAATCCTG GTTACCGTGTGTACCAAATAGATGGAAACTACTCCGGGAGCTCTCACATAGTCTTGGACCATGAGACTTACATCCTGAATCTGACCCAGGCGAACACACCGGGAGCTATACCGCACTGGCAGCTTCTCTACAGGGCTCGAGAAACCTATGGGCTGCCCAACACACTGCCTACCGCTTGGCACAACCTGGTATATCGCATGCGGGGCGACATGCAACTCTTCCAGACCTTCTGGTTTCTCTACCATAAGGGCCACCCGCCCTCAGAGCCCTGTGGCACGCCCTGCCGTCTGGCTACTCTTTGTGCCCAGCTCTCTGCCCGTGCTGACAGCCCTGCTCTGTGCCGCCACCTGATGCTAGATGGGAGCCTCCCAGAGGCCCAGAGCCTGTGGCCAAGGCCACTGTTTTGCTAG
- the SMPD1 gene encoding sphingomyelin phosphodiesterase isoform X3 → MPHYGASPRQSRSRSGREQGQDRTFGAPRLLWMGLVLVLALALADSLVLWAPAEAHPLPPQGHPARLHRIVPRLRDVFGWGNLTCPVCKGLFTAINLGLKEPNVARVGSMAIKLCNLLKIAPPAVCQSIVQLFEDDMVEVWRRSVLSPSEACGLLLGSTCGHWDIFSSWNISLPTVPKPPPKPPSPPAPGAPVSRVLFLTDLHWDHDYLEGMDPDCADPLCCRQGSGLPPASRPGAGYWGEYSKCDLPLRTLESLLSGLGPAGPFDMVYWTGDIPAHDVWHQTRQDQLRALTTVTALVRKFLGPVPVYPAVGNHESTPVNSFPPPFIEGNHSSRWLYEAMAKAWEPWLPAEALRTLRIGGFYALSPYPGLRLISLNMNFCSRENFWLLINSTDPAGQLQWLVGELQAAEDRGDKVHIIGHIPPGHCLKSWSWNYYRIVARYENTLAAQFFGHTHVDEFEVFYDEETLSRPLAVAFLAPSATTYIGLNPGYRVYQIDGNYSGSSHIVLDHETYILNLTQANTPGAIPHWQLLYRARETYGLPNTLPTAWHNLVYRMRGDMQLFQTFWFLYHKGHPPSEPCGTPCRLATLCAQLSARADSPALCRHLMLDGSLPEAQSLWPRPLFC, encoded by the exons ATGCCCCACTACGGAGCATCACCGCGCCAGAGTCGCTCCAGGTCCGGCCGGGAGCAGGGACAAGACAGAACCTTCGGAGCCCCCCGACTCCTTTGGATGGGCCTAGTACTGGTGCTGGCGCTGGCTCTGGCTGACTCTCTGGTTCTCTGGGCTCCGGCAGAGGctcatcctcttcctccccaaGGCCATCCTGCCAGGTTACATCGCATAGTGCCCCGTCTCCGAGATGTCTTTGGGTGGGGGAACCTCACCTGCCCAGTCTGCAAAGGTCTATTCACCGCCATCAACCTTGGGCTGAAG GAACCCAATGTGGCTCGCGTGGGTTCCATGGCCATCAAGCTGTGCAATCTGCTGAAGATAGCACCACCTGCCGTGTGCCAATCCATTGTCCAGCTCTTTGAGGATGACATGGTGGAGGTGTGGAGACGCTCAGTGCTGAGCCCATCTGAGGCCTGCGGCCTGCTCCTGGGCTCCACCTGTGGGCACTGGGACATTTTCTCATCTTGGAACATCTCTTTGCCTACTGTGCCGAAGCCGCCCCCCAAACCCCCTAGCCCCCCAGCCCCAGGTGCCCCTGTCAGCCGCGTCCTCTTCCTCACTGACCTGCACTGGGATCATGACTACCTGGAGGGCATGGACCCTGACTGTGCCGACCCACTGTGTTGCCGCCAGGGTTCTGGCCTGCCGCCCGCGTCCCGGCCAGGTGCTGGATACTGGGGCGAATACAGCAAGTGTGACCTGCCCCTGAGGACCCTGGAAAGCCTGTTGAGTGGGCTGGGCCCAGCCGGCCCTTTTGATATGGTGTACTGGACAGGAGACATCCCTGCACATGATGTCTGGCACCAGACTCGTCAGGACCAGCTGCGGGCCCTCACCACTGTCACAGCACTTGTGAGGAAGTTCCTGGGGCCAGTGCCAGTGTACCCTGCTGTGGGCAACCACGAGAGCACACCCGTCAATAGCTTCCCTCCCCCCTTCATTGAGGGCAACCACTCCTCCCGCTGGCTCTACGAAGCGATGGCCAAGGCTTGGGAGCCCTGGCTGCCTGCTGAAGCCCTGCGCACCCTCAG AATTGGGGGGTTCTATGCTCTTTCCCCATACCCCGGTCTCCGCCTCATCTCTCTCAATATGAATTTTTGTTCCCGTGAGAACTTCTGGCTCTTGATCAACTCCACGGATCCCGCAGGACAGCTCCAGTGGCTGGTGGGGGAGCTTCAGGCTGCTGAGGATCGAGGAGACAAA GTGCATATAATTGGCCACATTCCCCCAGGGCACTGTCTGAAGAGCTGGAGCTGGAATTATTACCGAATTGTAGCCAG GTATGAGAACACCCTGGCTGCTCAGTTCTTTGGCCACACTCATGTGGATGAATTTGAGGTCTTCTATGATGAAGAGACTCTGAGCCGGCCGCTGGCTGTAGCCTTCCTAGCACCCAGTGCAACTACCTACATCGGCCTTAATCCTG GTTACCGTGTGTACCAAATAGATGGAAACTACTCCGGGAGCTCTCACATAGTCTTGGACCATGAGACTTACATCCTGAATCTGACCCAGGCGAACACACCGGGAGCTATACCGCACTGGCAGCTTCTCTACAGGGCTCGAGAAACCTATGGGCTGCCCAACACACTGCCTACCGCTTGGCACAACCTGGTATATCGCATGCGGGGCGACATGCAACTCTTCCAGACCTTCTGGTTTCTCTACCATAAGGGCCACCCGCCCTCAGAGCCCTGTGGCACGCCCTGCCGTCTGGCTACTCTTTGTGCCCAGCTCTCTGCCCGTGCTGACAGCCCTGCTCTGTGCCGCCACCTGATGCTAGATGGGAGCCTCCCAGAGGCCCAGAGCCTGTGGCCAAGGCCACTGTTTTGCTAG
- the SMPD1 gene encoding sphingomyelin phosphodiesterase isoform X1 has protein sequence MPHYGASPRQSRSRSGREQGQDRTFGAPRLLWMGLVLVLALALADSLVLWAPAEAHPLPPQGHPARLHRIVPRLRDVFGWGNLTCPVCKGLFTAINLGLKKEPNVARVGSMAIKLCNLLKIAPPAVCQSIVQLFEDDMVEVWRRSVLSPSEACGLLLGSTCGHWDIFSSWNISLPTVPKPPPKPPSPPAPGAPVSRVLFLTDLHWDHDYLEGMDPDCADPLCCRQGSGLPPASRPGAGYWGEYSKCDLPLRTLESLLSGLGPAGPFDMVYWTGDIPAHDVWHQTRQDQLRALTTVTALVRKFLGPVPVYPAVGNHESTPVNSFPPPFIEGNHSSRWLYEAMAKAWEPWLPAEALRTLRYLSSLETQEGKKRIGGFYALSPYPGLRLISLNMNFCSRENFWLLINSTDPAGQLQWLVGELQAAEDRGDKVHIIGHIPPGHCLKSWSWNYYRIVARYENTLAAQFFGHTHVDEFEVFYDEETLSRPLAVAFLAPSATTYIGLNPGYRVYQIDGNYSGSSHIVLDHETYILNLTQANTPGAIPHWQLLYRARETYGLPNTLPTAWHNLVYRMRGDMQLFQTFWFLYHKGHPPSEPCGTPCRLATLCAQLSARADSPALCRHLMLDGSLPEAQSLWPRPLFC, from the exons ATGCCCCACTACGGAGCATCACCGCGCCAGAGTCGCTCCAGGTCCGGCCGGGAGCAGGGACAAGACAGAACCTTCGGAGCCCCCCGACTCCTTTGGATGGGCCTAGTACTGGTGCTGGCGCTGGCTCTGGCTGACTCTCTGGTTCTCTGGGCTCCGGCAGAGGctcatcctcttcctccccaaGGCCATCCTGCCAGGTTACATCGCATAGTGCCCCGTCTCCGAGATGTCTTTGGGTGGGGGAACCTCACCTGCCCAGTCTGCAAAGGTCTATTCACCGCCATCAACCTTGGGCTGAAG AAGGAACCCAATGTGGCTCGCGTGGGTTCCATGGCCATCAAGCTGTGCAATCTGCTGAAGATAGCACCACCTGCCGTGTGCCAATCCATTGTCCAGCTCTTTGAGGATGACATGGTGGAGGTGTGGAGACGCTCAGTGCTGAGCCCATCTGAGGCCTGCGGCCTGCTCCTGGGCTCCACCTGTGGGCACTGGGACATTTTCTCATCTTGGAACATCTCTTTGCCTACTGTGCCGAAGCCGCCCCCCAAACCCCCTAGCCCCCCAGCCCCAGGTGCCCCTGTCAGCCGCGTCCTCTTCCTCACTGACCTGCACTGGGATCATGACTACCTGGAGGGCATGGACCCTGACTGTGCCGACCCACTGTGTTGCCGCCAGGGTTCTGGCCTGCCGCCCGCGTCCCGGCCAGGTGCTGGATACTGGGGCGAATACAGCAAGTGTGACCTGCCCCTGAGGACCCTGGAAAGCCTGTTGAGTGGGCTGGGCCCAGCCGGCCCTTTTGATATGGTGTACTGGACAGGAGACATCCCTGCACATGATGTCTGGCACCAGACTCGTCAGGACCAGCTGCGGGCCCTCACCACTGTCACAGCACTTGTGAGGAAGTTCCTGGGGCCAGTGCCAGTGTACCCTGCTGTGGGCAACCACGAGAGCACACCCGTCAATAGCTTCCCTCCCCCCTTCATTGAGGGCAACCACTCCTCCCGCTGGCTCTACGAAGCGATGGCCAAGGCTTGGGAGCCCTGGCTGCCTGCTGAAGCCCTGCGCACCCTCAGGTACTTATCATCCCTGGAAAcccaggaagggaaaaaaag AATTGGGGGGTTCTATGCTCTTTCCCCATACCCCGGTCTCCGCCTCATCTCTCTCAATATGAATTTTTGTTCCCGTGAGAACTTCTGGCTCTTGATCAACTCCACGGATCCCGCAGGACAGCTCCAGTGGCTGGTGGGGGAGCTTCAGGCTGCTGAGGATCGAGGAGACAAA GTGCATATAATTGGCCACATTCCCCCAGGGCACTGTCTGAAGAGCTGGAGCTGGAATTATTACCGAATTGTAGCCAG GTATGAGAACACCCTGGCTGCTCAGTTCTTTGGCCACACTCATGTGGATGAATTTGAGGTCTTCTATGATGAAGAGACTCTGAGCCGGCCGCTGGCTGTAGCCTTCCTAGCACCCAGTGCAACTACCTACATCGGCCTTAATCCTG GTTACCGTGTGTACCAAATAGATGGAAACTACTCCGGGAGCTCTCACATAGTCTTGGACCATGAGACTTACATCCTGAATCTGACCCAGGCGAACACACCGGGAGCTATACCGCACTGGCAGCTTCTCTACAGGGCTCGAGAAACCTATGGGCTGCCCAACACACTGCCTACCGCTTGGCACAACCTGGTATATCGCATGCGGGGCGACATGCAACTCTTCCAGACCTTCTGGTTTCTCTACCATAAGGGCCACCCGCCCTCAGAGCCCTGTGGCACGCCCTGCCGTCTGGCTACTCTTTGTGCCCAGCTCTCTGCCCGTGCTGACAGCCCTGCTCTGTGCCGCCACCTGATGCTAGATGGGAGCCTCCCAGAGGCCCAGAGCCTGTGGCCAAGGCCACTGTTTTGCTAG
- the SMPD1 gene encoding sphingomyelin phosphodiesterase isoform X4, which translates to MPHYGASPRQSRSRSGREQGQDRTFGAPRLLWMGLVLVLALALADSLVLWAPAEAHPLPPQGHPARLHRIVPRLRDVFGWGNLTCPVCKGLFTAINLGLKKEPNVARVGSMAIKLCNLLKIAPPAVCQSIVQLFEDDMVEVWRRSVLSPSEACGLLLGSTCGHWDIFSSWNISLPTVPKPPPKPPSPPAPGAPVSRVLFLTDLHWDHDYLEGMDPDCADPLCCRQGSGLPPASRPGAGYWGEYSKCDLPLRTLESLLSGLGPAGPFDMVYWTGDIPAHDVWHQTRQDQLRALTTVTALVRKFLGPVPVYPAVGNHESTPVNSFPPPFIEGNHSSRWLYEAMAKAWEPWLPAEALRTLRIGGFYALSPYPGLRLISLNMNFCSRENFWLLINSTDPAGQLQWLVGELQAAEDRGDKVHIIGHIPPGHCLKSWSWNYYRIVARYENTLAAQFFGHTHVDEFEVFYDEETLSRPLAVAFLAPSATTYIGLNPVSPASLQVTVCTK; encoded by the exons ATGCCCCACTACGGAGCATCACCGCGCCAGAGTCGCTCCAGGTCCGGCCGGGAGCAGGGACAAGACAGAACCTTCGGAGCCCCCCGACTCCTTTGGATGGGCCTAGTACTGGTGCTGGCGCTGGCTCTGGCTGACTCTCTGGTTCTCTGGGCTCCGGCAGAGGctcatcctcttcctccccaaGGCCATCCTGCCAGGTTACATCGCATAGTGCCCCGTCTCCGAGATGTCTTTGGGTGGGGGAACCTCACCTGCCCAGTCTGCAAAGGTCTATTCACCGCCATCAACCTTGGGCTGAAG AAGGAACCCAATGTGGCTCGCGTGGGTTCCATGGCCATCAAGCTGTGCAATCTGCTGAAGATAGCACCACCTGCCGTGTGCCAATCCATTGTCCAGCTCTTTGAGGATGACATGGTGGAGGTGTGGAGACGCTCAGTGCTGAGCCCATCTGAGGCCTGCGGCCTGCTCCTGGGCTCCACCTGTGGGCACTGGGACATTTTCTCATCTTGGAACATCTCTTTGCCTACTGTGCCGAAGCCGCCCCCCAAACCCCCTAGCCCCCCAGCCCCAGGTGCCCCTGTCAGCCGCGTCCTCTTCCTCACTGACCTGCACTGGGATCATGACTACCTGGAGGGCATGGACCCTGACTGTGCCGACCCACTGTGTTGCCGCCAGGGTTCTGGCCTGCCGCCCGCGTCCCGGCCAGGTGCTGGATACTGGGGCGAATACAGCAAGTGTGACCTGCCCCTGAGGACCCTGGAAAGCCTGTTGAGTGGGCTGGGCCCAGCCGGCCCTTTTGATATGGTGTACTGGACAGGAGACATCCCTGCACATGATGTCTGGCACCAGACTCGTCAGGACCAGCTGCGGGCCCTCACCACTGTCACAGCACTTGTGAGGAAGTTCCTGGGGCCAGTGCCAGTGTACCCTGCTGTGGGCAACCACGAGAGCACACCCGTCAATAGCTTCCCTCCCCCCTTCATTGAGGGCAACCACTCCTCCCGCTGGCTCTACGAAGCGATGGCCAAGGCTTGGGAGCCCTGGCTGCCTGCTGAAGCCCTGCGCACCCTCAG AATTGGGGGGTTCTATGCTCTTTCCCCATACCCCGGTCTCCGCCTCATCTCTCTCAATATGAATTTTTGTTCCCGTGAGAACTTCTGGCTCTTGATCAACTCCACGGATCCCGCAGGACAGCTCCAGTGGCTGGTGGGGGAGCTTCAGGCTGCTGAGGATCGAGGAGACAAA GTGCATATAATTGGCCACATTCCCCCAGGGCACTGTCTGAAGAGCTGGAGCTGGAATTATTACCGAATTGTAGCCAG GTATGAGAACACCCTGGCTGCTCAGTTCTTTGGCCACACTCATGTGGATGAATTTGAGGTCTTCTATGATGAAGAGACTCTGAGCCGGCCGCTGGCTGTAGCCTTCCTAGCACCCAGTGCAACTACCTACATCGGCCTTAATCCTG TCAGTCCCGCTTCCTTGCAGGTTACCGTGTGTACCAAATAG